A single genomic interval of Streptomyces graminofaciens harbors:
- a CDS encoding glycoside hydrolase family 15 protein: protein MAGRIEDYALIGDMQTAALVCRDGTVDWLCLPRFDSHAVFAGLLGTEEHGFWRLGPAHASDAEPPAASRRRYRGDSLVLESEWDTPRGTVRVTDFMPPRDGAPQLIRIVEGVSGRVPMRSALRMRFSYGRVVPWVHKHEGRTVAVAGPDSVWFDTEAETYGKSLTTYADFTVAPGDRIAFTISWEPSHKEPPALPEPEQSLQATEDFWRDWVEHCTYHGPYREAVIRSLITLKALTYAPTGGIVAAPTTSLPEHIGGVRNWDYRYTWLRDAAITLSSLLRTGYRDEARAWREWLLRAVAGDPENLQIMYGIAGERELGEAELEWLPGYENSAPVRVGNGAAHQLQLDVYGEVTEALHLAHMTGLARNDYASLLQLKLIRYLEDHWDEPDEGIWEVRGPRRHFVHSKVMAWVAVDRTIKLIESGDADGPLEKWRELRDDIHRDVCEKGYDKERNTFTQSYGSKELDASLLLIPQMGFLPPDDKRVIGTIEAIQRELSTPDGFILRYPTSGAEEGVDGLPGDEGAFLACSFWMADDLAMIGRVDEARKLFEKLLSLRNDLGLLAEEWDPVLKRQVGNFPQAFSHVPLIDTALRLTASGAYGG, encoded by the coding sequence GTGGCCGGGCGCATCGAAGACTACGCACTCATCGGAGACATGCAGACCGCTGCCCTGGTCTGCCGGGACGGCACGGTCGACTGGCTGTGCCTGCCCCGCTTCGACTCCCATGCCGTCTTCGCGGGGCTGCTCGGCACGGAGGAACACGGCTTCTGGCGCCTCGGCCCCGCGCACGCCTCGGACGCGGAGCCACCGGCCGCATCCCGGCGCAGGTACCGCGGCGACTCGCTGGTCCTGGAGTCCGAGTGGGACACCCCGCGCGGGACCGTCCGTGTCACCGACTTCATGCCCCCGCGTGACGGCGCCCCTCAGCTGATCCGCATCGTGGAGGGCGTCAGCGGCCGCGTCCCGATGCGCTCGGCGCTGCGGATGCGTTTCTCGTACGGCCGTGTCGTGCCCTGGGTGCACAAGCACGAGGGGCGTACGGTCGCCGTCGCCGGGCCCGACTCCGTGTGGTTCGACACCGAGGCCGAGACCTACGGCAAGTCGCTGACCACCTACGCCGACTTCACCGTGGCCCCGGGCGACCGCATCGCCTTCACCATCTCCTGGGAGCCCTCGCACAAGGAGCCGCCCGCGCTGCCGGAGCCGGAGCAGTCGCTCCAGGCCACCGAGGACTTCTGGCGCGACTGGGTGGAGCACTGTACGTACCACGGTCCGTACCGCGAGGCGGTGATCCGCTCGCTCATCACCCTCAAGGCCCTGACGTACGCCCCGACCGGCGGTATCGTCGCCGCGCCCACGACCTCCCTCCCGGAGCACATCGGCGGCGTCCGCAACTGGGACTACCGCTACACCTGGCTGCGCGACGCTGCCATCACCCTCTCCTCGCTGCTGCGCACCGGCTACCGCGACGAGGCCCGCGCCTGGCGCGAGTGGCTCCTGCGGGCCGTCGCCGGCGACCCGGAGAACCTGCAGATCATGTACGGCATCGCCGGTGAACGCGAGCTGGGCGAGGCCGAGTTGGAGTGGCTGCCCGGCTACGAGAACTCCGCGCCGGTCCGGGTCGGCAACGGCGCCGCGCACCAGCTCCAGCTGGATGTGTACGGCGAGGTCACCGAGGCCCTGCACCTGGCCCACATGACGGGCCTGGCCCGCAACGACTACGCCTCCCTCCTCCAGCTGAAGCTGATCCGCTACCTGGAGGACCACTGGGACGAGCCCGACGAGGGCATCTGGGAGGTGCGCGGGCCGCGCCGCCACTTCGTGCACTCCAAGGTCATGGCCTGGGTCGCCGTCGACCGCACGATCAAGCTCATCGAGTCCGGCGACGCGGACGGTCCGCTGGAGAAGTGGCGCGAGCTGCGCGACGACATCCACCGGGACGTCTGCGAGAAGGGCTACGACAAGGAACGCAACACGTTCACACAGTCGTACGGCTCGAAGGAACTGGACGCGTCGCTGCTGCTCATCCCCCAGATGGGCTTCCTGCCGCCGGACGACAAGCGGGTCATCGGCACGATCGAGGCGATCCAGCGCGAGCTGTCCACGCCGGACGGCTTCATCCTGCGCTACCCGACCTCCGGCGCGGAGGAGGGCGTGGACGGGCTGCCGGGCGACGAGGGCGCGTTCCTGGCGTGCTCGTTCTGGATGGCGGACGACCTGGCGATGATCGGCCGCGTGGACGAGGCCCGCAAGCTCTTCGAGAAGCTGCTCTCCCTGCGCAACGACCTGGGCCTCCTCGCCGAGGAGTGGGACCCGGTCCTGAAGCGCCAGGTCGGCAACTTCCCCCAGGCCTTCAGCCACGTCCCCCTCATCGACACGGCCCTCCGCCTGACGGCTTCGGGGGCATACGGAGGCTGA